In the Streptomyces sp. 3214.6 genome, TACCTGACGGACACCGCCGGGTACGAGGTGGGCCTGGCGAACGTGTGGGCGGCGAACGGCTCCAACGAGGTCATCCAGCAGCTGCTGCAGACCTTCGGCGGACCGGGTCGTACGGCGATCGGCTTCGAGCCGTCGTACTCGATGCACGGGCTCATCGCGCGCGGTACCGGGACCGGATGGATCTCGGGCCCGCGGGGCGAGGACTTCACGATCGACCTCGGGGCGGCCGAGAAGGCCATCGCCGAGCACCGGCCCGACGTCGTCTTCATCACCACCCCCAACAACCCCACCGGCACCGCGGTCCCGGCTGCGACGGTCCTCGCGCTGTACGAGGCGGCGCAGGCCGCGAAGCCGTCGATGGTCGTCGCCGACGAGGCGTACATCGAGTTCAGCCACGGCGACTCGCTGCTGCCGCTGCTCGAGGGCCGGCCGAATCTCGTCGTCTCACGGACGATGTCGAAGGCCTTCGGCGCCGCCGGCCTGCGCCTCGGCTACCTCGCCGCGCACCCCGCGGTCGTGGACGCCGTCCAGCTCGTCCGGCTGCCGTACCACCTGTCGGCCGTCACGCAGGCGACCGCGCTGGCCGCTCTGGAGCACACCGACACGCTGCTGAAGTACGTCGAGCAGCTGAAGTCGGAGCGGGACCGGCTGGTGAGCGAGCTGCTCGCGATCGGGTACGAGGTCACGCCGTCCGACGCCAACTTCGTGCAGTTCGGGCGGTTCGCCGACGCCCACGCCGTCTGGCAGCGGATCCTCGACCGGGGCGTCCTGGTCCGCGACAACGGCGTGCCCGGCTGGCTGCGGGTCACCGCCGGAACCCCCGAAGAGAACGACGCGTTCCTCGACGCGGTCCGTGAAGTCAAGAAGGAGCAGAGCTCATGAGCCGCGTAGGACGCGTGGAGCGCACCACCAAGGAGACCT is a window encoding:
- a CDS encoding histidinol-phosphate transaminase, producing the protein MSFGIDDLPVRDELRGKSPYGAPQLDVPVRLNTNENPYPLPAPLVERIAERVREAARDLNRYPDRDAVELRTRLAKYLTDTAGYEVGLANVWAANGSNEVIQQLLQTFGGPGRTAIGFEPSYSMHGLIARGTGTGWISGPRGEDFTIDLGAAEKAIAEHRPDVVFITTPNNPTGTAVPAATVLALYEAAQAAKPSMVVADEAYIEFSHGDSLLPLLEGRPNLVVSRTMSKAFGAAGLRLGYLAAHPAVVDAVQLVRLPYHLSAVTQATALAALEHTDTLLKYVEQLKSERDRLVSELLAIGYEVTPSDANFVQFGRFADAHAVWQRILDRGVLVRDNGVPGWLRVTAGTPEENDAFLDAVREVKKEQSS